The genomic interval GGTGCGCTCATCCAGGACCAGGCGGCTGACGGCCATTCCCGAGGTGACCACCGTGCGGATTCCGGCGCCCGGCTGGGACCAGTGTCCGCACAGGTAGAGTCCGCGGACGGGTGTGATGTTGGAAGGCCGGTAAGGGCCGGACTGCTGGGGTGATTGGGCCCAGCCGTAGATGGGGCCCACCGTCCTCATGGAGTAAAGCTGGGGGTCGCCCTGGGGTTGATCGGGCCGCATTCCCAGGTACTCGGGCAGCCCCGGAATGACGGCGGATGCCCGCGCCGCCAGCGTTGCGGCGGCCTCGGCGGGGACCGACGCGGGATTGGGCGGGATCATCCATTTGAGCACCACCAGGTGCTCGTCGGCGTTGACCAAGGAATCGTCGGAGATGGAGGGGATGGTGACCGTTACGCCCGAAATGCGTCCTTCCAGGCCTTCCTTCCAGGTGCCCTCGTGGTCCCAGTTGGCGAAGACCAGGTTTTCGTGGACCGCCTGGGGAGGAACCAGTTCTCGGGGCACGGCAGTGTAGAGCGAAACCAAGTAGACCGATGTTTCGAGGCCGGAGATTAGCTCGCGGTAGGAACGGGGAAGATGCCGCGGTCCGAGCAGTTCTTGCATGGTGGCACGGGCGTCGATATTCGATATCACTACGGGAGCGCGAAAGGTCTCTCCATCGGTTGTTTCAACCCCCTCGACCCCGTCCCCGTCCACCAGGATGCGGGTCGCCGCAGCTCCGGTCCTGACCTCCGCTCCCTGGTTTTTCACGCCCTGCTGGAAGGCCTGGGCCATGCGCCGGAACCCGCCCAGGCTGTAAAAGGCTCCTTCGTCGACCATTCCGCCCATCATCACGGCCCAAAGCAGAAAGCTGGCGCGAGAGGGCGGAAGGCCCAGGTAAAGCCAGAGTACCGTCAGCGCCGACAGGGCTTCGTCTCTGATGCCGCGGCCATGGAGCGCCTCCAGCAGGGTCCTGGGAAGGCTGCGGACCAGCTCCCGATGGCGCAGCGGCGCCAGCGCTCTCTGCCAAAAGGTGGGCTGGATGGGGAAGCGCAGGGTATCGAGGTTGATGCGGGAGCAGACGGCCATCAATTCTTCAATCGAGTCGGCTTGAGCGGGGAAATGCCGGCGGTAGGAGTCGACGAAAGCGCGCCGTCCCGCTCCCGATACGGTCAGGTCGAAGCCGGGCAGGAGGACCCGGTAGAAGGGGTCGTTGCGCACGAACTGGCAGCCGTCCGCCGCCCCCAGTCGAGAGAGGACTCCGGTGACCACGCCCCGGCCCGCTCCGTCGCTCGGGCCGCCGCCCATAATCATGTGCAGATTAGGGTCGAAAGGACGTCCTCTCCAGTCGTACCCCGCGGCGTGCCCTCCGGCGCGCGACTCTCTTTCCAGCACCAGCACCCGGCGTCCCGCTTTAGCCAGCAGCCCAGCCGCCGTCAGCCCTCCGATTCCGCCGCCCAACACGATCACGTCATAAGAGTCCCTACCTGCCATCGTCTCCTCCCTCTTGATCTAACGCGCCGGACCCCCTGCACACCTCATTCAGGATTGCCGTCGATTGACAGTGATGCCCTGGCTACCTATAGTTCGGGCGGATTCTTGTCCGTTTTACAGGGAAGGCCGGGAAAGTGCTTGAACTCGGTTTACTGGCTGTCGCCTTAGTTGCTGGGGTGTGGGTCATCGTGACCTACAACCGGCTGGTGCGCCTGAGATTGCTCAGCCGCAACGCCTGGGCCGATATCGACGTTCAATTGAAAAGGCGCTACGATCTCATTCCCAACCTGGTTGAAACCGTCAAAGGCTACGCGGGCCATGAGCGCCAGACTTTTCGCGAAGTCGTTGAGGCGCGAAATCGAGCCATGGCGGCCCGGGGGCCCGGCCAAAAGGCAAGGGCCGAGGCGGCCTTGGGCGAGTCCCTGAAATCTCTCTTCGCGCTGGCCGAGTCTTATCCCGAGTTGCGGGCGGCCGAGAGTTTCAGGCAACTGCATGACAGCCTCGAGAAGATCGAGGAGGCCATCCAGAACGCCCGGCGTTACTACAATGCCGTGGTGCGCGACTTGAATA from Acidobacteriota bacterium carries:
- a CDS encoding NAD(P)/FAD-dependent oxidoreductase, which encodes MAGRDSYDVIVLGGGIGGLTAAGLLAKAGRRVLVLERESRAGGHAAGYDWRGRPFDPNLHMIMGGGPSDGAGRGVVTGVLSRLGAADGCQFVRNDPFYRVLLPGFDLTVSGAGRRAFVDSYRRHFPAQADSIEELMAVCSRINLDTLRFPIQPTFWQRALAPLRHRELVRSLPRTLLEALHGRGIRDEALSALTVLWLYLGLPPSRASFLLWAVMMGGMVDEGAFYSLGGFRRMAQAFQQGVKNQGAEVRTGAAATRILVDGDGVEGVETTDGETFRAPVVISNIDARATMQELLGPRHLPRSYRELISGLETSVYLVSLYTAVPRELVPPQAVHENLVFANWDHEGTWKEGLEGRISGVTVTIPSISDDSLVNADEHLVVLKWMIPPNPASVPAEAAATLAARASAVIPGLPEYLGMRPDQPQGDPQLYSMRTVGPIYGWAQSPQQSGPYRPSNITPVRGLYLCGHWSQPGAGIRTVVTSGMAVSRLVLDERTSQGLIA
- a CDS encoding LemA family protein; translated protein: MWVIVTYNRLVRLRLLSRNAWADIDVQLKRRYDLIPNLVETVKGYAGHERQTFREVVEARNRAMAARGPGQKARAEAALGESLKSLFALAESYPELRAAESFRQLHDSLEKIEEAIQNARRYYNAVVRDLNTRIEVFPDNLVARPLGFKQAEFFRIGSGESQAPQVQFPSGQ